AGCATCCAAGTCGTTAAAAATCCTTTTAAAGGTGTTGATCAAGCCTTGGTAATCGTGGGTTCAGATAGGCGGGGAACCGCTTATGGTTTACTCGAAATCTCTAGAATGATTGGGATTTCACCGTGGGAATGGTGGGCAGATGTGACACCCGAGAATAAAAATGAGATTATAATTTCTGTTGAAAACAAAACATATAAAGGCCCATCGGTAAAATACAGAGGCGTGTTTTTAAATGATGAAGATTGGGGTTTACAACGTTGGGCAACATTAAATTTTGAACCGGAAATAGGGGATATGGGTCCAAAAACCTATGCGAAAATTTTTGAATTATTATTACGTTTAAAAGCCAATACCATTTGGCCTGCCATGCATTCGAGTACCAAACCATTTTATTCCTACCCTAAAAATAAGCAGGTAGCAGATGATTATGCCATTGTTGTAGGCACATCGCATGCCGAGCCCATGTTGAGTAATATCAATACAGAGTGGAACCATAAAACAATGGGTGAATATCGCTATGATACCAATTCGGAGGTCATAAAAAATTTGTTTACCAAACGTGTAAAAGAAGCTACTCCATTTGAAAATATGTATACCACAGGAATGCGTGGAGAGCATGATTCCCCTATGATTGTTGGTGAAGATGATACCGATCAACAAGTCAAATTATTGGAGCAAATCATTTCAGACCAAAGGGCGATTTTAAAGAAAGAACTAAAAAAAGATCCGAAAGCGATACCACAAGCTTTTATTCCTTATAAAGAAGTATTGACCTATTATCAAGAAGGCTTACAACTTCCAGAAGATATTACACTGGTTTGGACGGATGATAATTATGGCTACATACGCCAGTTTAGTAAGCCCGAAGAACAAAAACGGTCTGGCGGTGCAGGCGTGTATTATCACACATCCTATTGGGGGCGTCCGCATGACTATTTATGGTTAAACTCTACCAATCCTGTGTTGATGTGGGAAGAAATGTCTAAAGCCTATGAATTTCATTCCCGTGATTTATGGATTCTCAATTGTGGCGACATTAAACCACACGAATACAATATCGAATTGTTTCTGGACATGGCTTGGGATATGGATGCTTTTGAAAAAAGTAGTGCTGTTAAAAACCACATGAATATATGGGCAACAAGAGAATTTGGAAATGAACATGCCTCTGCAATTACCGATGTCATGTTCGAAAATAATCGGTTAGCCTTTATAAGACGTCCTGAGTTTATGGCATGGAGCCAAGTGGAACCTGTTACGAAATCAGGTGTTACGGAATTGACTCAGTTTCATTATGGTGATGAAGTTGAAGCGCGAATAAAAGACTATCAAGCCATTGAGGATGAAGTAGAAAAATTATATCCCAATATTGTCACTCATCGTAAAGATGCTTTTTATCAATTGGTGTATTATCCTGTGGTAGCCGCTTCAAAAATAAATCAAAAATGGTTGTACCGTTTTAAAAATGATTTTGATGCCAAACAAGGTAAAATCAGTGCCAATTATTATGCTGAGCAATCTGCCAATGCTTTTAATCGCATTCAAAAAGAAACCCAATATTATAATGAAACGTTACATCAAGGAAAATGGCACCATATCATGACCATGGCCCCTAGGTTTCTTCCAGTATTTTCAAAACCATCCTATGTATTTGTTGAACCAAAAGAGAAAGCGACTTTAGGCTTGGCATTGGAAGGTTACGAAATGGAAGTCAATCATGAAATTGTTAATAGTTTTGCTGATGTTTTGCCCATTTTTAATAGGTACACCGATAGCCATTATTTTATTGATGTGTATTTAAAAGGAGAAGGAAGCGTCACATGGAAAGCTCTGCCAAAAGCCGATTGGATTAAAATATCAGAAGCTCAAGGGATATTGAATAGTAAATCCGGAAATCCCACAAAACGCTTATGGGTAAGTATAGATTGGAAAAAAGTACCTCAAGGAGAGAACAAAAAAGAGGCTCCTTTAGGACACGATTTTCAATTGATTCCACCAAGTTATAAAGTAAGTAGTGCCATTGATTTTATTTCAGCCGATAGTACAATAACAGTAGGGGTTTCAGCTTACAATCCGAAGTTTGCAGCATTAGAAAATTATACCGGTTTTATTGAAGACAAAGGTTTTGTATCCATCCATGCTGAAAATTTTACACGAAATAAAGCAGGAAAACAAGCGTATTGGGACGTGTTTGATGGTGTTGGTTATACAGGGAAAGTGATTACCGCATTGCCGAGAAGTGTCGATTCGGAAACCGATTTAAAATTAATTCAACAAAATAATCCTGTACTGGAATATGATTTTTATACCTTTAATTTCGGAGAAGCAGATGTTCGAGTGCAAGCGATCCCAACACATGCTGATTATGAAGGACGTGGCGTGCGTTGTGCAGTTGCTATTGATGATGCAACACCAGTTATTGTTGATTTTCAGACTTCCGGTAGAAGTGAGGAATGGAAACAAAACGTACTAAAAAATGCCAGTGTGCAATCGGCAAAACAAATTATCAATAAAGCGGGAAAACATACACTTAAAATTTGGATGGTAGATTCGGGTGTCATGATAGACCAGGTGTTGATTGATTTGGGAGGCTGGAAATCGAGTTATGCGTTTCCAAAAGAAACAAGGTGTAAAAATTAAGATATTATGAAACATCAAATTTTAAAGGCGGGTTTTTTAATATTTATAACATTGGTTTTTACAAATTGTAAAGATCGATCTTATGATAAAACAGCAAATAAACAATTAAGTAGTGCAGTTATATTGCTTGATGGAAATTGGGAGTTTGCTATTGATTCTACAAATTTAGGATTCAAAGAACATTGGGAAAATAGTATTCCTTCTCAATTATCCCGTGAAGTAATAGTACCACATACGTGGAATATTGAATCGGGCAGTGAAGAGTATGCAGGATTGGCATGGTACCAAAAAGAAATTAAATTGCCTATAGATTGGAAGGGTAAAAATGTGAGAATTAAATTTGAAGCTGTTTATCATGATGCTGTGGTTTATGTAAATGGAAAAAAAGTTGGAGAAAACTTAAATGCAGGATACACCCCTTTTATAATTGATATAACAAATTTTGTGTCGTTTGAAAAAGCAAATACAGTTGTAGTATCTGTTAACAATGAATTTTCAGAAAATAACTTGCCATACGACACTTCTTTTGATTGGTCGAACGACGGTGGAATTATTCGTTCGGTTTCACTTGAATCTACAGGAAAACCATCTTTTAAATATGTGCATATCAATCCAGAAATAAATTTACAAGACAGTTCAGGAATTATAAAAATAGCTGTCAAGTTTTGGGAAAAGGATATAGACAACGTAGCTCTAAACTTTATTATTAAAGATAAAGAAACAGGAGAAAGCATTAAATCTCTTGAACAAGAATTACAAGTGATAGATGGCGAGTGCTCATTAAATATTCTATTAGGAAAAATAAAACCATGGCATTTTGATGCCCCAAATCTTTACGAACTTGAAACCTCCATACAAACTGAGTATGGAATTTCAGATGAAGAGGTTTCTGTTTTCGGTTTTAAAAAAATTGAAATTATTGGGGAACAATTTTTTCTTAACGGAGAACCAGTTAGATTACCCGGATTAGAATACATGCCTGGCAGTAACCCTAAATATGGAATAGCAGAACCACGTAGTTATATGGATTCTATTGTTCGCGCTATGAAAGACTTAAATGTATGTATTACACGTTTTCATTGGCAACAAGATGATTATATGCTCAGTTTGTTGGATAAATATGGTATTTTGGTTCAAGAAGAATTGCCGTGGTGGCAAAACCCAAAAAGATTAACACCCGAACTTGTTAACACCGCCCACAAACAATTAAATGATATGATAGAAGCACACTACAATCATCCGAGTGTTTTTTCATGGGGCATTAGCAACGAAATAAATGGTGATACAGATAAAAAGGCCTATTTAGAACTGCGCGATTTTGTTAAATCTAAAGATTCATCCAGGTTTGTAACCATTATTTCTAATCGTATTTGGGAAAAACAAGAAAATGATGAAACATTGCTTTGCGATATACCTACTTGGAATGAATATATTGGTACATGGCATGGAAGAGATCGAAATGAATTGCCAAATAAATTTGATGTAGTTAAAAACGCCATTGGAAAAAGACCGTTACTTATAACAGAAAACGGCTTGTGTGAACCAGCAAATTCTGGAGGCGATACGCGTAGAATTGATGATATGCTGTTCCATGTTAAGGAATGGAGCAGGCAGCCTTATGTTATAGGCTATATTTACTTTTGTTTAAATGATTATCGTACTCAAATGGGGGAAGAAGGTTTTGGTAAATTTAAAATTAGAAGACACGGTATTACAGATGTTGCCTTAAACCCAAAGCCATCTTACTATGTTTTTAAACAATTAGCGTCTCCAATAGACATTACTAAAGTAGAAAGAATGGATGATTCCACAGCAAGAATAGAAATTAAAGTCAAGAATAGTATCCCTTCTTATACAGTTAGGGGGTATGAGTTGCAATATCAAACAAGTGATGATAAGCCGATAGAAATAAATTTACCCATTTTAAAATCGGGAGAAGTTTTTGCCACCGATTTAAACCATATAAACCCAAGGTTCGCATTTCAAATTGTAAGACCTGGCGGATTCATGGTAATAGAATATTAAATAAATAAAGTAATAATTATTAAGAGCGTTTTAAGTTTTTTAACATTTGTCTTTTTGTTTTATTAAGTTTGATTTTTCATCATGTAATCAAACAAAAAAACCAGAAGCTTATGGGGCATTACAAACCAAGAATAAACTACTTTGATGGTTAGAATATCATTTATCATATTGCTTTTTTTGAGTGCATGTGAAACAAGGCAGGCAAATGATGTAGAAAACGTCAAAATAGCCTTTATTGCAGATGTGCATTTTTCAGATATTTTTGGCACATTTCAAGATAATGATTATAAAGGAATTCCAAATCCGGTAACGGGTGAGTATGCCAATATCAGAACCATGAGTTCTCAATTGCAATCCACCCGGATTTTCAATGAAAATTATTTTGCGTTTATAGCGACATTAGATGATATTTCTAAAAAGGGAATAAAAATAGTGGCGTTGCCAGGTGATTTTAGTGATGATGGTCAACCTGTACATTTAAGAGGTTTGAAACGTATTTTGAATGCATATACAGAAAAGCATGGCATGTCATTTTTTGTTACCACAGGAAATCATGATGCGGTAAGACCTTTTTCTCAAGATGCTGGCAAAACCGATTTTTTGGGGAAAGGCGGCAAAGAACAAATCATCACAAGTTCAAAAGTTAAATTAACGCTCGGAGAAGACGAGTTGGAGCCCATTGTTACCTCAGATATAAAGAACTGGGGCTATAAAGAAATGACGCAGGAAATGGCTGATTTTGGATTCTTTCCCCAAAAAAAATATGTGTATTGGGAAACCCCTTTTTCCAATGATACTTATGAGGGTTATACGTTTAATAAAGCCTTAAAAGAATCGTCATTGGATAAAAGAACTTATGCTATCAAAAACACCAATCTGTTTCTTCCGGATGTGAGTTATTTGGTCGAACCGGTAAAGGGAATTTGGTTGTTGGCTATCGATGCCAATGCTTACGTTCCTGTTGAAAAATTATCGGGAAATCTGAATAATCCAAAAGACTTTTCGGGGGCAAGCATAGGGTATAATAATGTGTTTTTATATAAAAGCCATTTAGTTGATTGGGTGAAAAAAGTTTCGGCTCAAGCCAAGGAAAAAGGGAAACTATTAATAGCCTTTAGCCATTACCCTATGGTCGATTTTAATGATGATGCTTCCGCAGAAATGGAATCACTTTTTGGGGTCAATAAAATGCAACTACATAGAGTTCCAAATGAAGATGTCTCCAAAACATTTGCAGATGCAGGTATTCAGATTCATTTTGGAGGGCACATGCACATTAACGACACAGGTGTGAGGGCAACGGCACAAGGCAATACACTGTTTAATATTCAAACCCCTTCGCTGGCAGCTTATATGCCGGCTTATAAAATTTTGACAATACATTCAAATGAAGCAGTCGAGGTAGAAACAGTCGTTGTGGATTCTGTTGCTAAATTTAATAATCTTTTCCCCTTTTATGAAAAAGAATATACCTATTTACAAAATTCGGAAAATTCAACTATTTGGAATAAAGACATACTTAAGTCTGCAGATTATAAGGATTTTACAGAATGGCATTTAAAGGAATTGGTTCGACTTAGGTTTTTGCCAAAAGATTTCCCTGTTGAATTTTTAGGATCAATTGTTAAACTTTCGGGTAAAGATTTACTGTTATTAAATAAAAATGTTTCAGAAATTGAGACACAATTATTAGCTAATAATTTAACGATCCAAGACTTTGAATCATGGACAGGCTATGATATGATTTTTGATTATTATAGGTTGAGGAGTGCCGATGAATTAGCTGTTCCGGAAATTGGGACTAAAAGATTAAAACAGTACCAAATGGTTTGTGACGTGTTAGGGAAAGCAAGTGATGCAAAGCTTGTTTTATGGTCTAAAATATTTTATAAAGCAACAAAAGGTCAGCCTTCAAATCATTTTAAAATAAACCTAAAGACAAACCAAATAGAACGTATAGCATCTTAATTAAGATGAAGTATAATTATTTTAAATTAGCAAATCACATAGTACAATTCATTTTATGAACAGACATGCATTCATTTTGCTTTTTTTCTTAATTAATTTTTGTGTTTCCAATTCGCAGAACATAAAATTTGAGCATTATAATGATGATAATGGGCTTTCCCATAATGCGGTAAGGCATATTGTGCAAGACAAGCAAGGTTTTTTATGGTTAGGTACTTTTTCCGGACTTAATCGTTTTGATGGGTATCATTTCGTAAATTATTTAAGCTCTACTCAAGAAGAAAATAGTATATACAGTAATGATATAACGGCTTTGGAGTTGGACGAAACATCCAATAATCTTTGGATTGGTACAAGAGTGGGACTAACGCTATTAAAACTGGATACTCAAGAATTTACCACTTTTTTGCCAGAAAAAAATAATCCAAACAGTTTGCCTGATGAAGAAATTCGTTCTGTTTATGTAGATAAATTTAATAGAATTTGGGTAGGTACTAAAAGTGCAGGCGTTTATTTGTTTTATAAAGAAGAAAATAAATTTGTAAAGATCGATCTCCCAGGATTTAATTATGTCAAGGAAATTTATGAAGACAGTAAAGGAAATATTTGGATAGGGAGTTATGATACAGCTTCGGTTGCAAAGATTTCTTTAGACAATACCGGGAATATTGTAGAATTAAGAACCTATACATTATCGATTCCAAATTCAAATAATATAAATCCCTATTTAAATTTTATATATGAAGATTTCAAGTCGGATATTTTTGTAGGTACCAGAGAAGGACTTTATAAGCTGGATAAAGCTTCTAATACTTTTATAAATATATATGTTAAAGACGATTTGCTTAGAGAAAAAATAGGCCCTTATTTTGTGTCAATAGCACGTGCTCCTGATGGTAAATTCTGGATTGGAACTTTAGGGGGGCTTTTAGTATGTGACCAATTGGAAGATATTGAAAAGGGTAAATTTCAATGGTACTATTCCATATTAACAGACAATACATCTTTAGTAGATAACTTGATTTCTGTTCTTTATTTTGACGCTTCAGGTGTTTTGTGGGTTGGTACGGAAGACGGATTGGATAAGTATGATCCTTATGAAAACCAATTTAATATAAATAATGATATTGCTTCCTATACTGGTGATCAAATTCCTAGGGTTAGAGGGTTTGCTAAAACTTATGATGAAAAAATCATTGTAGCCACTTGGCATAATGGGCTTTTTATTTCTAAAGGAAAAACTTTCATTCCTTTGTATAATGCTAAGATGGATATTTCGTGTATTTATTCTGAAGATGGGAACATATTTTATTGTGGTTTATGGAATGGGAACATATTAGTTTACGATTACATAAAAAAGACATCAAAAGTGGTTGATCCGGGTTTTGCGAATGCATCTGTTTCTACATTTTTAAAATATGATGATAATACCTTGCTCGTGGGGTCTTTTGGTGAGGGTGTCGTTGTTTTGGATTCCAAAACGCTAATTCCAAAACGATCTAGTGGCAGATTGTTGCCCAATTTTGAAATTAATACCATAAGGAAAGTTGATAACGATTTATGGCTTGCGACTGAAGGAGGTTTGGTAAGACATAATTTTGCTACAAAAGCCACGAAATTATTTAAGTATAATCCAGAAAAGAAGAATGGACTGCCGCAAGACAATTTGAGTGATATTTTAATTGATTCAAATAAAAATGTTTGGGCGGCAACACGAAATGGAATGGCTATTTATGTGCCAGAAAACGATGAGTTTGAGCTCATTTCTGAACCGAAGGAATTGCGTGGCAAATGGATTACGGATATGACTTTAGATGCCAATGATAATTTATGGTTGAACATAAATAACAATAGCATCGCAAAATATAATCCAACGCTAAAAGCGGCCAACGTTTATCATGTAACGAGCGGTAATAGATTAGATGTATTTAGTTCGAAAGGGTTCTACAATTTTAATAATTCACTGATTTATGTTGGTGGTAAATATGGAGTCATCTATTTTTCGCCAGATAATATAAAAGACAATACCTATTCGCCAAAACCAATGATTACCGAATTTAAAATACAGAATAGGGAAATATTTCCGGGCATGGATATTAATGGGCAAGTGCCGCTTTTAAAGAATTTTAATTATACTAAAAATGTAGAGCTAAATTATGCAAATCGTAATTTTTCATTACAGTTTTCAGCACCATCATTTACAAACGAAAGGCTTAATAAATTTCAATACATGCTGGAAGGGTTTGATGAGAATTGGATAACGACCAACAGTAATTCCAGGACTGTACAATATACCAATCTGTTTCCAGGCGATTATGTGTTTAAAGTAAAAGCAAGTAATAGTTACGGTTATTGGAGTGAGGTTGCTTCTTATCAAATAAAAATAATGCCCCCCTTTTGGTTAACGCCCCAAGCATTTATCTTATTCGTAGTTGTTTGCTTCTCTCTTTTCTATTTTATCAGAAGAGAAATTAAAAACAGAATTAGATTAAAACAAGAATTACTTACAGAAAAAGTAAATAGAGAGCGCGATGTGAAATTAAATAATGAAAAACTTCGGTTTTTTACCAATATATCACATGAATTAAGAACACCATTAACACTTATTCTAGGGCCCGCTAAACAATTAATGGAAGAAGGAAAAGAAACTGCTACTGATTATCAAAAAAGCAGATTTAATCTTATTCATCAAAACGCCAGTAGGTTATTGACATTAGTAAATCAAGTGCTGGATTTTAGAAAAGCGCAGACAGGAGAGTTGAAGCTTAAAGTTTCAAAAACAAATATCGTAGATTATTCCAGAAACATTTTTGAATCGTTTAAAGAACTGGCTTACAATAAGAAAATTCAGTTAAATTTTATTTCTGAAAATGAAAATATTGTGGGTTGGATAGACAATGATAAGTATGACAAAATCCTTTATAATCTGTTGTCAAATGCCTTAAAGTTTACAAATAAATATGGTAATGTAGACTTGTTTATTAGGTTAAAAAATGGCAGTGAAGATTATTTAGTTATTGAAGTCATTGATGATGGTATCGGCATCCCATTAAAGAGTCAAGAAAAGATTTTTACAAGGTTTTACCAAGCCACTAATAGTAAAGAGAACAATACAGGCTCGGGTATTGGTTTATCGTTGGTAAAATCATTAGTAGAACTTCATAAAGGAAAAATAAAAGTAAAGAGCGAGCCAAATAAAGGCAGTGAGTTTATAGTTAAAATCCCTATAGTGCGCCATTTTTATAAAGACAAGGAGGTTTTTGAATTTGATATTAAGGACATAAAAGAACCGATAAGTCCAGTTTTACCAGCTAAGAAAATAATTCAAAGTACAGAGTTAAAGCAAAAAATATTAGTTATTGAAGACAATAATGAACTTAGAAAATATTTAGTTGACTATTTGTCTGATTATTACAAGGTTTACGATGCGGAAAATGGCGAAGATGGGTTACGGATTTGCAGACAAATTAAACCTATTATTTGTATTGCCGACATCATGATGCCAGTAATGAACGGACTTGATTTTTGTGAAGAACTAAAAAAAGACGAGTTTATAAGTCACATCCCTGTTGTTTTATTAACGGCACTTTCTGAAAACGAAGATAAAGTAAAAGGGTATGGTATTGGAGCAGATGCCTATTTAGTAAAACCTTTTGATCCTTCCCTTTTAAAAACAGTAATTGAGAACATTATTAAGACACGATTAGAATTGAAAGCTAAATTTTCTGGTGAAGTAGAAAGCGAAATAGGGTTGCTCACCCATTCCCCAATTGATGAAGAGTTTATGAAAAAAGTGACTGCTTTAATAAACGATAATTTAAGTGAAGTAGACTTGTCAACCGTCTATTTATGCAATGAATTGGGGATGAGTTCTTCAAAAT
This genomic window from Mariniflexile sp. TRM1-10 contains:
- a CDS encoding glycosyl hydrolase 115 family protein, producing the protein MNKLHILLILILSQLSILNAQKSNDFIIVKRNESCQIVIDKKDAKVVEIAANILANDIKNSIGKTVEVSNDMGSNIILAGSIGKNKHIDQLVRSNKINIDSVKGTWECYSIQVVKNPFKGVDQALVIVGSDRRGTAYGLLEISRMIGISPWEWWADVTPENKNEIIISVENKTYKGPSVKYRGVFLNDEDWGLQRWATLNFEPEIGDMGPKTYAKIFELLLRLKANTIWPAMHSSTKPFYSYPKNKQVADDYAIVVGTSHAEPMLSNINTEWNHKTMGEYRYDTNSEVIKNLFTKRVKEATPFENMYTTGMRGEHDSPMIVGEDDTDQQVKLLEQIISDQRAILKKELKKDPKAIPQAFIPYKEVLTYYQEGLQLPEDITLVWTDDNYGYIRQFSKPEEQKRSGGAGVYYHTSYWGRPHDYLWLNSTNPVLMWEEMSKAYEFHSRDLWILNCGDIKPHEYNIELFLDMAWDMDAFEKSSAVKNHMNIWATREFGNEHASAITDVMFENNRLAFIRRPEFMAWSQVEPVTKSGVTELTQFHYGDEVEARIKDYQAIEDEVEKLYPNIVTHRKDAFYQLVYYPVVAASKINQKWLYRFKNDFDAKQGKISANYYAEQSANAFNRIQKETQYYNETLHQGKWHHIMTMAPRFLPVFSKPSYVFVEPKEKATLGLALEGYEMEVNHEIVNSFADVLPIFNRYTDSHYFIDVYLKGEGSVTWKALPKADWIKISEAQGILNSKSGNPTKRLWVSIDWKKVPQGENKKEAPLGHDFQLIPPSYKVSSAIDFISADSTITVGVSAYNPKFAALENYTGFIEDKGFVSIHAENFTRNKAGKQAYWDVFDGVGYTGKVITALPRSVDSETDLKLIQQNNPVLEYDFYTFNFGEADVRVQAIPTHADYEGRGVRCAVAIDDATPVIVDFQTSGRSEEWKQNVLKNASVQSAKQIINKAGKHTLKIWMVDSGVMIDQVLIDLGGWKSSYAFPKETRCKN
- a CDS encoding metallophosphoesterase family protein: MVRISFIILLFLSACETRQANDVENVKIAFIADVHFSDIFGTFQDNDYKGIPNPVTGEYANIRTMSSQLQSTRIFNENYFAFIATLDDISKKGIKIVALPGDFSDDGQPVHLRGLKRILNAYTEKHGMSFFVTTGNHDAVRPFSQDAGKTDFLGKGGKEQIITSSKVKLTLGEDELEPIVTSDIKNWGYKEMTQEMADFGFFPQKKYVYWETPFSNDTYEGYTFNKALKESSLDKRTYAIKNTNLFLPDVSYLVEPVKGIWLLAIDANAYVPVEKLSGNLNNPKDFSGASIGYNNVFLYKSHLVDWVKKVSAQAKEKGKLLIAFSHYPMVDFNDDASAEMESLFGVNKMQLHRVPNEDVSKTFADAGIQIHFGGHMHINDTGVRATAQGNTLFNIQTPSLAAYMPAYKILTIHSNEAVEVETVVVDSVAKFNNLFPFYEKEYTYLQNSENSTIWNKDILKSADYKDFTEWHLKELVRLRFLPKDFPVEFLGSIVKLSGKDLLLLNKNVSEIETQLLANNLTIQDFESWTGYDMIFDYYRLRSADELAVPEIGTKRLKQYQMVCDVLGKASDAKLVLWSKIFYKATKGQPSNHFKINLKTNQIERIAS
- a CDS encoding glycoside hydrolase family 2 protein, which produces MKHQILKAGFLIFITLVFTNCKDRSYDKTANKQLSSAVILLDGNWEFAIDSTNLGFKEHWENSIPSQLSREVIVPHTWNIESGSEEYAGLAWYQKEIKLPIDWKGKNVRIKFEAVYHDAVVYVNGKKVGENLNAGYTPFIIDITNFVSFEKANTVVVSVNNEFSENNLPYDTSFDWSNDGGIIRSVSLESTGKPSFKYVHINPEINLQDSSGIIKIAVKFWEKDIDNVALNFIIKDKETGESIKSLEQELQVIDGECSLNILLGKIKPWHFDAPNLYELETSIQTEYGISDEEVSVFGFKKIEIIGEQFFLNGEPVRLPGLEYMPGSNPKYGIAEPRSYMDSIVRAMKDLNVCITRFHWQQDDYMLSLLDKYGILVQEELPWWQNPKRLTPELVNTAHKQLNDMIEAHYNHPSVFSWGISNEINGDTDKKAYLELRDFVKSKDSSRFVTIISNRIWEKQENDETLLCDIPTWNEYIGTWHGRDRNELPNKFDVVKNAIGKRPLLITENGLCEPANSGGDTRRIDDMLFHVKEWSRQPYVIGYIYFCLNDYRTQMGEEGFGKFKIRRHGITDVALNPKPSYYVFKQLASPIDITKVERMDDSTARIEIKVKNSIPSYTVRGYELQYQTSDDKPIEINLPILKSGEVFATDLNHINPRFAFQIVRPGGFMVIEY
- a CDS encoding hybrid sensor histidine kinase/response regulator transcription factor, translated to MNRHAFILLFFLINFCVSNSQNIKFEHYNDDNGLSHNAVRHIVQDKQGFLWLGTFSGLNRFDGYHFVNYLSSTQEENSIYSNDITALELDETSNNLWIGTRVGLTLLKLDTQEFTTFLPEKNNPNSLPDEEIRSVYVDKFNRIWVGTKSAGVYLFYKEENKFVKIDLPGFNYVKEIYEDSKGNIWIGSYDTASVAKISLDNTGNIVELRTYTLSIPNSNNINPYLNFIYEDFKSDIFVGTREGLYKLDKASNTFINIYVKDDLLREKIGPYFVSIARAPDGKFWIGTLGGLLVCDQLEDIEKGKFQWYYSILTDNTSLVDNLISVLYFDASGVLWVGTEDGLDKYDPYENQFNINNDIASYTGDQIPRVRGFAKTYDEKIIVATWHNGLFISKGKTFIPLYNAKMDISCIYSEDGNIFYCGLWNGNILVYDYIKKTSKVVDPGFANASVSTFLKYDDNTLLVGSFGEGVVVLDSKTLIPKRSSGRLLPNFEINTIRKVDNDLWLATEGGLVRHNFATKATKLFKYNPEKKNGLPQDNLSDILIDSNKNVWAATRNGMAIYVPENDEFELISEPKELRGKWITDMTLDANDNLWLNINNNSIAKYNPTLKAANVYHVTSGNRLDVFSSKGFYNFNNSLIYVGGKYGVIYFSPDNIKDNTYSPKPMITEFKIQNREIFPGMDINGQVPLLKNFNYTKNVELNYANRNFSLQFSAPSFTNERLNKFQYMLEGFDENWITTNSNSRTVQYTNLFPGDYVFKVKASNSYGYWSEVASYQIKIMPPFWLTPQAFILFVVVCFSLFYFIRREIKNRIRLKQELLTEKVNRERDVKLNNEKLRFFTNISHELRTPLTLILGPAKQLMEEGKETATDYQKSRFNLIHQNASRLLTLVNQVLDFRKAQTGELKLKVSKTNIVDYSRNIFESFKELAYNKKIQLNFISENENIVGWIDNDKYDKILYNLLSNALKFTNKYGNVDLFIRLKNGSEDYLVIEVIDDGIGIPLKSQEKIFTRFYQATNSKENNTGSGIGLSLVKSLVELHKGKIKVKSEPNKGSEFIVKIPIVRHFYKDKEVFEFDIKDIKEPISPVLPAKKIIQSTELKQKILVIEDNNELRKYLVDYLSDYYKVYDAENGEDGLRICRQIKPIICIADIMMPVMNGLDFCEELKKDEFISHIPVVLLTALSENEDKVKGYGIGADAYLVKPFDPSLLKTVIENIIKTRLELKAKFSGEVESEIGLLTHSPIDEEFMKKVTALINDNLSEVDLSTVYLCNELGMSSSKLYRKIKELTDLAPNEFIRTLRLKKSAQLLKTKKYNVSEVTSLVGFNDPLYFSRCFKKQFGFPPSKLIN